From a single Kitasatospora azatica KCTC 9699 genomic region:
- a CDS encoding gamma-glutamyl-gamma-aminobutyrate hydrolase family protein — MTARPLVGITSYLEQASWGVWQQPAALIPQLYVDAVTAAGGTPVLLPPQPGGSPQALLSRLDGLVLAGGPDVDPARYQAEPHSRTGAPHELRDAWEFELTRAAIAADLPVLGVCRGLQVLNVALGGSLVQHLPERIGEESHQVAPAVFHRRTVTVAEQSGLAEILGEQAEVLCYHHQAADRIGDGLRPVAWSADGTVEALELPGARFALGVQWHPEADPEDPRLFRAFVNCLEEKAA; from the coding sequence GTGACGGCTCGCCCGCTGGTGGGGATCACCAGCTACCTGGAGCAGGCGTCCTGGGGCGTCTGGCAGCAACCGGCCGCGCTGATCCCGCAGTTGTACGTGGACGCGGTGACGGCGGCCGGTGGCACCCCGGTGCTGCTGCCGCCGCAGCCCGGCGGCTCCCCGCAGGCGCTGCTGAGCCGGCTGGACGGGCTGGTGCTGGCCGGCGGGCCCGATGTGGACCCGGCCCGCTACCAGGCCGAGCCGCACTCGCGCACCGGCGCGCCGCACGAGCTGCGCGACGCCTGGGAGTTCGAGCTGACCCGGGCCGCCATTGCCGCCGACCTGCCGGTGCTCGGCGTCTGCCGCGGCCTGCAGGTGCTCAACGTGGCGCTCGGCGGCTCGCTGGTCCAGCACCTGCCGGAACGGATCGGCGAGGAGAGCCACCAGGTGGCCCCGGCCGTCTTCCACCGCCGCACCGTGACGGTGGCGGAGCAGTCCGGGCTGGCCGAGATCCTCGGCGAGCAGGCCGAGGTGCTCTGCTACCACCACCAGGCGGCGGACCGGATCGGCGACGGCCTGCGCCCGGTGGCCTGGAGCGCCGACGGCACCGTGGAGGCCCTGGAACTGCCCGGCGCCCGCTTCGCGCTCGGTGTCCAGTGGCATCCGGAGGCCGACCCCGAGGACCCGCGACTCTTCCGAGCCTTCGTCAACTGCCTTGAGGAGAAAGCAGCGTGA
- a CDS encoding amino acid permease: protein MSPDHRPVDQAGTSVLPPTTPAVTADEQRLRELGYTQELARSLSGFSNFAVSFSIVSILSGCLTLYGFGMTTGGPAMITWGWPLVGLMTLCVGLAMAEICSAFPTAGGLYFWAAKLARGNAPAYSWFTGWFNFLGQVAVTASVDYGAATFTNALLDLRFGFTASAPHTVEIFAVILLLHGLLNSFGVRLVAVLNTVSVWWHLVGVLVIVGALVLLPHHHASASFVFGKFVNETGFHSSFYVGLLGLLLAQYTLTGYDASAHMTEETRDAARSGPRGIVNSIVVSLVAGWILLFGLTFAIQDYSGELGSSTGVPPAQIFLDAIGTNGAELLLLIVIGAQFFCGMASVTANSRMVYAFSRDGALPGSRLWHRIDKRTQTPTNAIWLGTGGAFLLGLPALWNSTAFAAVTSVSVIGLYLSYIIPVFLRLRQGEQFERGPWHLGRWSRPIGLIAVGWTALITVLFMLPTVSPITVVNFNYTCVAIAVVIGFAGIWWLASARHWFTGPRVQEAEIHLPAPTPEENH, encoded by the coding sequence ATGTCTCCCGATCACCGTCCCGTCGACCAGGCCGGCACCAGCGTGTTGCCGCCGACCACCCCCGCTGTCACCGCCGACGAACAGCGGCTCCGCGAGCTGGGCTACACCCAGGAGCTGGCCCGCTCGCTCTCCGGCTTCTCCAACTTCGCCGTCTCCTTCTCGATCGTCTCGATCCTGTCCGGCTGTCTGACCCTCTACGGCTTCGGCATGACCACCGGCGGCCCCGCGATGATCACCTGGGGCTGGCCGCTGGTCGGCCTGATGACCCTCTGCGTGGGTCTGGCGATGGCCGAGATCTGCTCCGCCTTCCCGACCGCCGGCGGCCTCTACTTCTGGGCGGCCAAGCTGGCCCGCGGCAACGCGCCCGCGTACAGCTGGTTCACCGGCTGGTTCAACTTCCTCGGCCAGGTCGCGGTCACCGCGAGCGTCGACTACGGCGCCGCCACCTTCACCAACGCGCTGCTCGACCTGAGGTTCGGCTTCACCGCCAGCGCCCCGCACACGGTGGAGATCTTCGCGGTGATCCTGCTGCTGCACGGGCTGCTCAACAGCTTCGGGGTGCGGCTGGTGGCCGTCCTCAACACCGTCAGCGTCTGGTGGCACCTGGTCGGCGTGCTGGTCATCGTCGGTGCGCTGGTCCTGCTGCCGCACCACCACGCCTCGGCCTCCTTCGTCTTCGGCAAGTTCGTCAACGAGACCGGCTTCCACAGCTCCTTCTACGTCGGGCTGCTCGGTCTGCTGCTCGCCCAGTACACGCTGACCGGCTACGACGCCTCCGCGCACATGACCGAGGAGACCCGGGACGCGGCCCGCTCCGGACCGCGCGGGATCGTCAACTCGATCGTGGTCTCGCTGGTGGCCGGCTGGATCCTGCTGTTCGGGCTGACCTTCGCGATCCAGGACTACAGCGGAGAGCTGGGCAGCTCCACCGGCGTGCCGCCCGCGCAGATCTTCCTGGACGCGATCGGCACCAACGGCGCGGAACTGCTGCTGCTGATCGTGATCGGCGCCCAGTTCTTCTGCGGGATGGCCTCGGTCACTGCCAACTCCCGTATGGTGTACGCCTTCTCGCGAGACGGCGCGCTGCCCGGATCCAGGCTCTGGCACCGGATCGACAAGCGGACCCAGACCCCGACCAACGCGATCTGGCTGGGCACCGGTGGCGCCTTCCTGCTCGGCCTGCCCGCGCTGTGGAACTCCACCGCCTTCGCCGCCGTCACCTCGGTCTCGGTGATCGGGCTCTACCTCTCCTACATCATCCCGGTCTTCCTACGGCTGCGCCAGGGTGAGCAGTTCGAGCGCGGCCCCTGGCACCTGGGCCGCTGGAGCCGGCCGATCGGCCTGATCGCGGTCGGTTGGACCGCACTGATCACGGTGCTCTTCATGCTGCCCACGGTCAGCCCGATCACGGTCGTCAACTTCAACTACACCTGTGTCGCGATCGCCGTGGTGATCGGTTTCGCCGGGATCTGGTGGCTTGCCTCAGCGCGCCACTGGTTCACCGGGCCTCGCGTCCAGGAAGCTGAGATCCACCTGCCCGCACCTACCCCCGAGGAGAACCACTGA
- a CDS encoding cupin domain-containing protein has translation MPVDRFFLLEPGAARPGRIPLPPAFAVKAMTEDTEGGFSLLEVTVAREIPSHVHHRADESVYVLSGVLEIEYQGQLHQAPAGSFVLLPRGVPHALRPASDPPPRVLQISAPGGWEHYLEDLVEAGPAVLTDGRLDPAKINPIAAKYQITYQDQG, from the coding sequence ATGCCTGTCGACCGTTTCTTCCTGCTGGAGCCGGGTGCCGCCCGGCCGGGCCGGATACCGCTGCCGCCCGCTTTCGCCGTCAAGGCGATGACCGAGGACACCGAAGGGGGCTTCTCGCTGCTGGAGGTGACCGTCGCCCGGGAGATCCCGTCGCACGTCCACCACCGCGCCGACGAGAGCGTCTACGTGCTCTCCGGCGTCCTGGAGATCGAGTACCAGGGGCAGCTGCACCAGGCTCCAGCGGGCTCCTTCGTGCTGCTCCCGCGCGGTGTCCCGCACGCGCTGCGCCCGGCATCCGACCCGCCGCCCCGAGTCCTGCAGATCTCCGCGCCGGGCGGCTGGGAGCACTACCTGGAGGACCTGGTCGAGGCCGGGCCCGCCGTGCTCACCGACGGGCGGCTGGACCCGGCGAAGATCAACCCGATCGCGGCGAAGTACCAGATCACCTACCAGGACCAGGGGTGA
- a CDS encoding 3-oxoacyl-ACP reductase, translating into MTNRLDGRVAVITGAGSGIGLATARRFAAEGAKVVCVDLDERSGKAVADEVGGLFIQADVTDEEAVKAMYQTAVDTYGSLDITFNNAGISPPDDDSILTTGLEAWKRVQDVNLTSVYLCCKYAIPHMQRQGKGSIINTASFVAVMGAATSQISYSASKGGVLSMSRELGVQFAREGIRVNALCPGPVNTPLLQELFAKDPERAARRLVHIPLGRFAEPEEIAAAVAFLASDDSSFMTANTFLVDGGISGAYVTPEFG; encoded by the coding sequence ATGACCAACCGCCTCGACGGCCGGGTGGCCGTCATCACCGGTGCCGGCAGTGGAATCGGCCTGGCCACCGCGCGTCGGTTCGCCGCCGAGGGCGCCAAGGTCGTCTGCGTGGACCTGGACGAGCGCTCCGGCAAGGCCGTTGCCGACGAGGTCGGCGGCCTGTTCATCCAGGCCGACGTCACTGACGAGGAGGCCGTGAAGGCGATGTACCAGACGGCCGTGGACACCTACGGCAGCCTGGACATCACCTTCAACAACGCCGGCATCTCGCCGCCCGACGACGACTCGATCCTGACCACCGGCCTGGAGGCCTGGAAGCGGGTCCAGGACGTCAACCTGACCAGCGTCTACCTCTGCTGCAAGTACGCCATCCCGCACATGCAGCGCCAGGGCAAGGGCTCGATCATCAACACGGCCTCCTTCGTGGCCGTGATGGGCGCCGCCACCTCGCAGATCTCCTACAGCGCCTCCAAGGGCGGGGTGCTGTCGATGTCGCGCGAGCTGGGCGTGCAGTTCGCCCGCGAGGGGATCCGGGTCAACGCGCTCTGCCCGGGGCCGGTGAACACCCCGCTGCTGCAGGAGCTGTTCGCCAAGGACCCGGAGCGGGCCGCCCGCCGCCTGGTGCACATCCCGCTGGGCCGGTTCGCCGAGCCGGAGGAGATCGCGGCCGCGGTGGCGTTCCTGGCCAGCGACGACTCCTCCTTCATGACCGCCAACACCTTCCTGGTGGACGGGGGCATCTCGGGGGCGTACGTCACCCCGGAGTTCGGCTAG
- a CDS encoding TetR/AcrR family transcriptional regulator has protein sequence MSTPSTPPGRKPRVDAERNRARVLAAARALFEERGEEVQMPEVARAAGVGTGTVYRHFPNRQALVLAAAEHRFAEILAFARTEGPRDPASGQGVSRYLQHVGRVLSEGRGLSAAMAAVLGSSAPQGEMHDLLAAAVGTLISQDQAAGTLRSDFTVADVYLLVGALSAVIRTDAGDWQRFLALTLDGLRPR, from the coding sequence TTGTCAACGCCTTCAACACCCCCCGGGCGCAAGCCTCGTGTCGACGCCGAGCGCAACCGCGCCCGAGTCCTGGCGGCAGCGCGCGCACTCTTCGAGGAGCGCGGCGAGGAGGTCCAGATGCCCGAGGTGGCGCGGGCCGCCGGCGTCGGCACGGGCACCGTCTACCGGCACTTCCCGAACCGGCAGGCGCTGGTGCTCGCCGCCGCCGAGCACCGCTTCGCCGAGATCCTGGCCTTCGCCCGGACCGAGGGCCCCCGTGACCCCGCCTCGGGCCAGGGGGTGTCCCGCTACCTCCAGCACGTGGGCCGGGTGCTCAGCGAGGGCCGCGGGCTCTCCGCCGCGATGGCGGCCGTGCTGGGATCCTCGGCGCCCCAGGGCGAGATGCACGACCTGCTCGCCGCGGCGGTCGGCACCCTGATCAGCCAGGACCAGGCCGCGGGCACGCTGCGGTCGGACTTCACGGTGGCCGACGTGTACCTGCTGGTCGGCGCCCTCTCGGCGGTGATCCGCACCGACGCCGGGGACTGGCAGCGCTTCCTGGCCCTCACCCTCGACGGCCTGCGCCCCCGCTAG
- a CDS encoding DUF4259 domain-containing protein produces MGTWDFGPFDNDAAADFAGELDDAAPDERAALVRAALDRAAATVGYLESDDGEPAVAAAALVAAQCPGGEPVDPAYGPKEPIPGIGRALVEPALRALDRVLGAESELAELWDDSGEGPRWRERLGRLRAALGPWGGDPG; encoded by the coding sequence ATGGGCACCTGGGACTTCGGCCCCTTCGACAACGACGCCGCCGCCGACTTCGCGGGGGAGCTGGACGACGCCGCCCCTGACGAGCGGGCCGCCCTGGTGCGGGCCGCGTTGGACCGCGCGGCGGCGACCGTCGGGTATCTGGAGAGCGATGACGGCGAGCCGGCCGTGGCCGCCGCCGCCCTGGTCGCCGCACAGTGCCCGGGCGGTGAGCCGGTCGACCCGGCGTACGGCCCGAAGGAGCCGATCCCCGGCATAGGTCGGGCGCTGGTGGAGCCGGCGCTGCGGGCACTGGATCGGGTGCTCGGCGCCGAGTCGGAACTGGCCGAGCTCTGGGACGACTCCGGCGAGGGCCCGCGCTGGCGGGAGCGGCTGGGCCGACTGCGCGCGGCACTGGGGCCCTGGGGAGGCGATCCGGGCTGA
- a CDS encoding DUF4389 domain-containing protein, producing the protein MAQTAGGWAVPVSASEPEFLPVLDVPEPGRQRRLTVFFRWLILIPHDIVLWVLSIAACFVVIVGWFAALFTGRLPASIARFLTNYLGYDSRLMASQTLLIDRYPPFSLRQPRDYPVRIEVLPGRLNRAAVFFRLILMFPAAIINSLASAGWFVLAFFFWLWVLIAGEMPHPIFEATAAVVRYRMRFTAYALLLTAAYPKGLFGEERGTEEPQSATRPLVLGGLAKGLVVAFLLLGLGSDLAGSIGGNSSDSTDGTTINTAPLIPSR; encoded by the coding sequence ATGGCGCAGACGGCGGGTGGCTGGGCGGTGCCGGTGTCGGCGAGTGAGCCGGAGTTCCTGCCGGTGCTGGACGTGCCCGAGCCGGGCCGCCAGCGCCGGCTGACCGTCTTCTTCCGGTGGCTCATCCTGATCCCGCACGACATCGTGCTCTGGGTGCTGTCGATCGCCGCCTGCTTCGTGGTGATCGTGGGCTGGTTCGCCGCCCTGTTCACCGGGCGGTTGCCCGCCTCGATCGCCCGCTTCCTGACCAACTACCTCGGCTACGACAGCAGACTGATGGCCAGTCAGACGTTGCTGATCGACCGCTACCCGCCGTTCTCGCTGCGCCAGCCGCGCGACTACCCGGTGCGGATCGAGGTGCTGCCCGGGCGGCTCAACCGGGCGGCGGTCTTCTTCCGGCTGATCCTGATGTTCCCGGCGGCGATCATCAACAGCCTGGCCAGCGCCGGCTGGTTCGTGCTGGCCTTCTTCTTCTGGCTCTGGGTGCTGATCGCCGGGGAGATGCCCCACCCGATCTTCGAGGCCACCGCCGCCGTGGTGCGGTACCGGATGCGGTTCACCGCCTATGCGCTGCTGCTGACCGCCGCCTACCCCAAGGGGCTGTTCGGTGAGGAGCGCGGCACCGAGGAGCCGCAGTCGGCCACCCGGCCGCTGGTGCTGGGCGGGCTGGCGAAGGGGTTGGTGGTGGCCTTCCTGCTGCTCGGCCTCGGCAGTGACCTGGCCGGCTCGATCGGCGGCAACAGCAGCGACAGCACGGACGGCACCACGATCAACACCGCGCCGCTCATCCCCAGCAGGTAG
- a CDS encoding aldehyde dehydrogenase family protein → MTEFEVVNPATEEVIEKVAMADLAETDAAIARAKTAFESWRRVSPADRARLLRAFATAVDAEREQLAQLEVANAGHTIGNARWEAGNARDVIEYYAAAPERLFGRQIPVAGGIDLTFQEPLGVVGIIVPWNFPMPIAAWGLAPALAAGNTVVLKPAELTPLTALRLAELALQAGIPEGVLQVLPGHGPVVGRRFVTHPDVRKVVFTGSTRVGKEIAAGCAEQVKAVTLELGGKSANIVFADADLAKAAATAPYAVFDNAGQDCCARSRILVQQSVFEEFLTLLEPAVLGVKVGDPRDEATEMGPLISAAQHARVSSYLDGASVHLQGSVPDGKGFWFPPTVLAPVDQHSRVFTEEIFGPVVTVVPFTDEADALRIANTTEYGLSGSIWTRDLGRALRVARGVEAGNLSVNSHSSVRYTTPFGGFKQSGLGRELGPDALNAFTETKNVFISTEE, encoded by the coding sequence ATGACCGAGTTCGAGGTCGTCAACCCGGCCACCGAGGAGGTGATCGAGAAGGTGGCGATGGCCGACCTGGCCGAGACCGACGCCGCCATCGCCCGGGCCAAGACCGCCTTCGAGAGCTGGCGCCGGGTCAGCCCCGCCGACCGGGCCCGGCTGCTGCGGGCCTTCGCCACCGCCGTGGACGCCGAGCGCGAGCAGCTCGCCCAGCTGGAGGTGGCCAACGCCGGCCACACCATCGGCAACGCCCGCTGGGAGGCGGGCAACGCCCGGGACGTGATCGAGTACTACGCGGCCGCCCCCGAGCGGCTGTTCGGCCGGCAGATCCCGGTGGCGGGCGGCATCGACCTCACCTTCCAGGAACCGCTGGGCGTGGTCGGCATCATCGTGCCGTGGAACTTCCCGATGCCGATCGCCGCCTGGGGCCTGGCCCCCGCGCTCGCGGCCGGCAACACGGTGGTCCTCAAGCCCGCCGAGCTGACCCCGCTGACCGCGCTGCGACTGGCCGAACTCGCCCTGCAGGCCGGCATCCCGGAAGGGGTGCTGCAGGTGCTGCCGGGCCACGGCCCGGTGGTCGGGCGGCGCTTCGTCACCCACCCGGACGTGCGCAAGGTGGTCTTCACCGGCTCCACCCGGGTCGGCAAGGAGATCGCGGCGGGCTGCGCCGAGCAGGTCAAGGCGGTGACCCTGGAACTGGGCGGCAAGAGCGCCAACATCGTCTTCGCCGACGCCGACCTCGCCAAGGCGGCCGCCACCGCGCCGTACGCGGTCTTCGACAACGCCGGGCAGGACTGCTGCGCGCGCTCGCGGATCCTGGTGCAGCAGAGCGTCTTCGAGGAGTTCCTGACGCTGCTGGAGCCTGCGGTGCTGGGCGTCAAGGTCGGCGACCCGCGGGACGAGGCCACGGAGATGGGCCCGTTGATCTCCGCCGCGCAGCACGCCCGGGTGTCGAGCTACCTCGACGGCGCCTCGGTCCACCTGCAGGGCAGCGTTCCGGACGGCAAGGGCTTCTGGTTCCCGCCGACCGTGCTGGCCCCGGTGGACCAGCACTCCCGAGTCTTCACCGAGGAGATCTTCGGCCCGGTGGTCACCGTGGTGCCGTTCACCGACGAGGCCGACGCGCTGCGGATCGCCAACACCACCGAGTACGGCCTGTCCGGCTCGATCTGGACCCGCGACCTCGGCCGGGCGCTGCGGGTGGCGCGCGGGGTGGAGGCGGGCAATCTCTCGGTCAACTCGCACTCCTCGGTGCGCTACACCACCCCGTTCGGCGGGTTCAAGCAGTCCGGCCTGGGCCGGGAGCTCGGCCCGGACGCCCTCAACGCATTCACCGAAACCAAGAACGTCTTCATCTCCACGGAGGAGTAG
- a CDS encoding FadR/GntR family transcriptional regulator has translation MDPTGSVDWQGGAIFRPVRTGNAFEETVERILEAVKLGVFGYGDRLPPERALAARLGVSRETLREALQSLQVAGCVESRRGRYGGTFVTYRLPPPDLGELRRAVQDMGAELEDALTYRLVLETGAAEQAARRELTEEQRVHLAQRLAELEGAATEEYRQLDSRFHLAIAELTGSHSLAAGIAESRMRLNDLLNAIPVLERNIEHASQQHRAMVEAILAGDVAAARRATEEHLEGTAALLRGFLG, from the coding sequence GTGGACCCAACGGGCAGCGTGGACTGGCAGGGCGGCGCGATCTTCCGCCCCGTCCGGACCGGCAATGCCTTCGAGGAGACCGTCGAGCGGATCCTGGAGGCCGTCAAGCTCGGCGTCTTCGGCTACGGCGACCGCCTGCCGCCCGAGCGCGCGCTGGCCGCCCGGCTCGGCGTCAGCCGCGAGACGCTGCGCGAGGCACTGCAGTCGCTGCAGGTGGCCGGCTGCGTGGAGTCCCGCCGCGGTCGCTACGGCGGCACCTTCGTCACCTACCGGCTGCCCCCGCCCGACCTCGGTGAACTGCGCCGGGCCGTGCAGGACATGGGCGCCGAACTGGAGGACGCGCTGACCTACCGCCTGGTCCTGGAGACCGGCGCCGCCGAGCAGGCCGCCCGGCGCGAGCTGACCGAGGAGCAGCGGGTCCATCTGGCGCAGCGGCTCGCCGAGCTGGAGGGCGCCGCCACCGAGGAGTACCGCCAGCTGGACTCCCGCTTCCACCTCGCGATCGCCGAACTGACCGGCTCGCACTCGCTGGCCGCCGGGATCGCCGAGAGCCGGATGCGGCTGAACGACCTGCTGAACGCGATCCCGGTGCTGGAGCGCAACATCGAGCACGCCTCGCAGCAGCACCGGGCGATGGTGGAGGCGATCCTGGCCGGCGACGTGGCGGCCGCCCGCCGCGCCACCGAGGAGCACCTGGAGGGGACGGCCGCGCTGCTGCGCGGCTTCCTGGGCTGA
- a CDS encoding saccharopine dehydrogenase family protein, whose protein sequence is MDAERSYDLVLFGATGFTGRLTAEYLARTVPEGCRWALAGRNPQKLAEVRRQLAAEHPDLAELPLLTADAADRAALRVVAESARVVVSTVGPYQRHGEPLVAACADAGTDYLDLTGEPEFVDRMYVLHHERALATGARLVHSCGFDSIPHDLGVLFTLGQLPTGTKDAAVAVRGYVRAGGTFSGGTFASALTAFARPRANAQAARARRAAEPRPAGRRIRTTPKGPHRSVDAQAWAWPLPTIDAQVVGRSAAALAEYGREFQYGHYAAVKRLPVALGGTAGIALLVLAAQLPPLRRALERLRGPGEGPSAERRAKSWFTVRFAAESAGARVWTEVSGGDPGYTETAKMLAEAALCLAFDELPVTAGQVTPAVAMGGALIDRLRAAGLRFAVLDQPPGGAPQRVVRAARS, encoded by the coding sequence ATGGACGCCGAGCGTTCGTACGACCTCGTCCTCTTCGGCGCCACCGGTTTCACCGGTCGGCTCACCGCCGAGTACCTCGCCCGCACGGTGCCCGAGGGTTGCCGTTGGGCGCTGGCCGGACGCAACCCGCAGAAGCTGGCCGAAGTCCGCCGACAGCTCGCTGCCGAGCACCCGGACCTCGCCGAACTGCCGCTACTCACCGCCGATGCCGCCGACCGGGCCGCGCTGCGGGTGGTTGCCGAGTCGGCCCGGGTGGTGGTCTCCACCGTCGGCCCCTACCAGCGCCACGGCGAACCGCTGGTCGCGGCCTGCGCCGACGCCGGCACCGACTACCTGGACCTCACCGGCGAACCCGAGTTCGTCGACCGAATGTACGTGCTGCACCACGAGCGCGCGCTGGCCACCGGCGCCCGGCTGGTGCACAGCTGCGGCTTCGACTCGATCCCGCACGACCTCGGCGTCCTGTTCACCCTGGGGCAACTGCCCACCGGGACCAAGGACGCGGCAGTCGCGGTGCGCGGATACGTCCGGGCCGGCGGCACCTTCTCGGGCGGCACCTTCGCCTCGGCGCTGACCGCCTTCGCCCGTCCGCGGGCCAACGCGCAGGCCGCCCGCGCGCGGCGGGCCGCCGAGCCGCGTCCCGCCGGGCGGCGGATCCGCACCACCCCCAAGGGTCCGCACCGCTCGGTGGACGCGCAGGCCTGGGCCTGGCCGCTGCCCACCATCGACGCCCAGGTGGTCGGCCGCTCGGCTGCCGCGCTGGCCGAGTACGGCCGGGAGTTCCAGTACGGGCACTACGCCGCCGTCAAACGCCTGCCGGTGGCGCTCGGCGGCACCGCCGGGATCGCGCTGCTGGTGCTGGCGGCACAGCTGCCGCCGCTGCGCCGGGCCCTGGAGCGGTTGCGCGGTCCGGGGGAGGGGCCGAGCGCGGAACGGCGGGCGAAGTCCTGGTTCACCGTCAGGTTCGCGGCCGAGAGCGCGGGGGCCCGGGTCTGGACCGAGGTCTCCGGTGGGGATCCCGGGTACACCGAGACCGCCAAGATGCTGGCCGAGGCGGCGCTCTGCCTGGCCTTCGACGAGCTGCCGGTGACCGCGGGACAGGTGACGCCGGCCGTGGCGATGGGCGGTGCGCTGATCGACCGGCTGCGCGCGGCCGGGCTGCGGTTCGCGGTGCTCGACCAGCCGCCGGGCGGGGCGCCGCAGCGGGTGGTCCGAGCCGCGCGGAGCTGA
- a CDS encoding glutamine synthetase family protein translates to MSSARLTLDQLRARVADGSIDTVVLAITDMQGRLQGKRLAADYFLSDVVEHAAEGCGYLLAVDVEMNTVDGYEVSSWESGYGDLVMVPDLATLRMVPWHPATAMVQCDLARQDGTPVSVSPRQILRRQLDRLAEYGWRAYVGTELEFIVFKDSYEQAWEKDYRQLTPVNQYNVDYSILGTARIEPLLRRIRNEMAGAGLTVESAKGECNLGQHEIAFKYAEALISCDDHVVYKTGAKEIAAQDGVSLTFMAKFNEREGNSCHIHLSLRDAAGAPVMAGDGPNGFSRTMEHFLAGQLACQAEFALLLAPTINSYKRYVPGSFAPTAIAWGRDNRTCALRVVGHGQSLRFENRVPGGDVNPYLAVAALIAAGLHGIEQQLELEPEFTGNAYASDAPRVPATLRDAITLFEASEVAAQALGKDVVRHYTHAGRVELAAFDAAVTDWERRRGFERL, encoded by the coding sequence ATGAGCAGCGCCCGGCTGACACTTGATCAGCTCCGCGCGCGCGTCGCCGACGGCAGCATCGACACCGTGGTGCTGGCGATCACCGACATGCAGGGCCGCCTGCAGGGCAAGCGGCTGGCGGCCGACTACTTCCTCAGCGACGTGGTCGAGCACGCCGCCGAGGGCTGCGGCTACCTGCTGGCCGTGGACGTCGAGATGAACACCGTGGACGGCTACGAGGTCTCCTCCTGGGAGAGCGGCTACGGCGACCTGGTGATGGTGCCCGACCTGGCCACCCTGCGGATGGTCCCCTGGCACCCGGCCACCGCGATGGTCCAGTGCGACCTGGCCCGCCAGGACGGCACACCGGTCTCCGTCTCGCCCCGGCAGATCCTGCGCCGGCAGCTGGACCGGCTCGCCGAGTACGGCTGGCGGGCCTATGTGGGCACCGAGTTGGAGTTCATCGTCTTCAAGGACAGCTACGAGCAGGCCTGGGAGAAGGACTACCGGCAGCTCACCCCGGTCAACCAGTACAACGTGGACTACTCGATCCTCGGCACCGCCCGGATCGAACCGCTGCTGCGCCGGATCCGCAACGAGATGGCCGGCGCCGGGCTCACCGTCGAGTCGGCCAAGGGCGAGTGCAACCTCGGCCAGCACGAGATCGCCTTCAAGTACGCCGAGGCGCTGATCTCCTGCGACGACCACGTGGTCTACAAGACCGGCGCCAAGGAGATCGCCGCCCAGGACGGGGTCAGCCTGACCTTCATGGCCAAGTTCAACGAGCGCGAGGGCAACTCCTGCCACATCCACCTGAGCCTGCGCGACGCGGCCGGCGCGCCGGTGATGGCCGGAGACGGCCCGAACGGCTTCTCCCGGACCATGGAGCACTTCCTGGCCGGGCAGTTGGCCTGCCAGGCGGAGTTCGCGCTGCTGCTCGCGCCCACCATCAACTCCTACAAGCGGTACGTGCCCGGCAGTTTCGCGCCGACCGCGATCGCCTGGGGCCGGGACAACCGGACCTGCGCGCTGCGGGTGGTCGGCCACGGACAGTCGCTGCGGTTCGAGAACCGGGTGCCCGGCGGCGACGTCAACCCGTACCTGGCGGTGGCCGCACTGATCGCCGCCGGACTCCACGGTATCGAGCAACAGCTCGAGCTGGAGCCGGAGTTCACCGGCAACGCGTACGCCTCCGACGCGCCCCGGGTGCCCGCCACGCTGCGCGACGCGATCACCCTGTTCGAGGCCAGCGAGGTGGCCGCGCAGGCCCTCGGCAAGGACGTGGTCCGGCACTACACGCACGCCGGCCGGGTCGAACTGGCCGCCTTCGACGCGGCGGTCACCGACTGGGAGCGGCGCCGCGGATTCGAGCGGCTGTGA
- a CDS encoding SRPBCC family protein: MWEYEHGIETGAAPEAIWQLWADVANWGSWNADIEQIELRGPFATGSEITMRPAGQDPVELRIGDLVPGELFVDEAEFDGLLLRTTHRLERLATGRTRVVYRMEITGAAADQVGSQIGPAITADWPQTIAALVKLAAG, translated from the coding sequence ATGTGGGAGTACGAGCACGGCATCGAGACCGGCGCGGCGCCGGAGGCGATCTGGCAGCTCTGGGCCGATGTCGCCAACTGGGGCAGCTGGAACGCCGACATCGAGCAGATCGAGTTGCGCGGCCCGTTCGCGACCGGGAGCGAGATCACCATGAGGCCGGCCGGGCAGGACCCCGTGGAGCTGCGGATCGGTGACCTGGTGCCGGGCGAACTCTTCGTTGACGAGGCCGAGTTCGACGGTCTGCTGCTGCGCACCACGCACCGGCTCGAGCGGCTCGCGACCGGCCGCACCCGGGTGGTCTACCGGATGGAGATCACCGGTGCGGCTGCCGACCAGGTCGGCTCGCAGATCGGCCCGGCGATCACCGCAGACTGGCCGCAGACGATCGCGGCGCTGGTCAAGCTCGCGGCCGGCTGA